A single window of Methanobacterium sp. DNA harbors:
- a CDS encoding PAS domain S-box protein, whose product MSGTTIILAMDDDSEAIRINQILSSSNYHPLTVLNWKNSQWEKINWEKKNQLLISDNSTPDLVDSTTLDLNSVDLILIDDELKDNTYFKPILKELNNSNSAKSIPVILITSNSDCNDTEGIDLKENEIYLSRPFHNRELLLTFEIAFYKKNMGIALKKSEDKYRSLIENADDPIAMINYHGEFLLVNKSAALFFGCEEEQFRGKTMWEIFPKKHADSQMKNIRTVIETGKSHIFESVTLIRGEEYYFSTNIQPMPVKSGEPGAVQLIARDITPLKKVQNALEKSEEKFREVFNNANDGISLHYVDNGLPGKFCEVNDVVCQRLGYTREELLLMSPKEIINQETKEKMPEVMEKLNFDGRATFEAVQITKNGKLITTEISNHLFNLQGKEMIMSITRDISERKKSENQLLRILAGIEGTEDSIGIAMPDGSHFYQNQSFNKLFDYSIEELNTPMGPVKLFKDKELGRYIFQTIMNGNSWDGELEMTDKSARIFPAYIQANAIKNKNNRVIGLIYVLNDITERKRVEYALKTSEEKFRNLAQTAVDAIIIIDSEEKIVFSNSSLERIFDYREEEILGEYLDTLIPQRHMEDFQVKLDFFHQHDREMGNVFESFGLRKDGSEFPLEMSLNTWKAEGDVYTTFIIRDITQRKLNEFKMKMRGDIFQLMSQNIEEVFWIIDPLTGQIIYMSPSYQKIWGQTIETLYQSPRSWIESIHSDDKDKFISYIFGKNGRTIQHREKVECRVLRPDGEVRWIKVRAFPVINQNKEIYRRIGIATDISNIKDIEKAR is encoded by the coding sequence ATGTCCGGAACAACAATAATTCTCGCCATGGATGATGATTCTGAAGCCATTAGAATTAACCAGATACTTTCCTCAAGTAATTACCACCCACTCACTGTGCTAAATTGGAAAAATTCCCAGTGGGAGAAAATCAACTGGGAAAAAAAGAACCAGTTGTTAATTTCAGATAACAGTACTCCAGATCTGGTTGATTCCACGACACTTGATTTAAATTCAGTTGATTTAATCCTAATAGACGATGAATTAAAGGATAACACATATTTTAAACCTATTTTAAAAGAATTAAATAATTCTAACAGTGCAAAATCTATTCCTGTAATTTTAATTACCTCTAATTCTGATTGCAATGACACCGAAGGTATCGATCTAAAAGAAAATGAGATCTACCTATCACGACCATTCCACAACCGTGAACTTCTATTAACCTTTGAAATAGCTTTTTACAAGAAGAACATGGGAATAGCACTAAAAAAAAGCGAAGACAAATACCGTAGTCTAATTGAAAATGCAGATGACCCCATCGCCATGATCAACTACCATGGAGAATTCCTCCTGGTGAATAAAAGTGCTGCCCTTTTCTTTGGATGCGAGGAGGAACAATTCCGAGGAAAAACCATGTGGGAAATTTTTCCCAAAAAACATGCCGATTCCCAGATGAAAAACATAAGAACAGTAATTGAAACGGGTAAAAGCCATATTTTTGAAAGTGTAACCCTCATCAGAGGCGAAGAATATTATTTCAGTACCAATATTCAGCCCATGCCTGTAAAAAGTGGAGAACCCGGAGCTGTGCAGCTTATTGCTCGGGATATTACCCCCTTGAAAAAGGTGCAAAATGCTCTTGAAAAAAGTGAAGAAAAATTCAGGGAAGTGTTCAACAATGCCAATGATGGAATATCCCTCCATTATGTTGATAACGGGTTACCGGGTAAATTTTGTGAAGTAAACGATGTAGTCTGCCAGAGATTGGGTTACACCCGGGAAGAACTTCTTCTCATGAGCCCTAAGGAGATCATTAACCAGGAAACCAAGGAAAAAATGCCAGAAGTTATGGAAAAATTAAATTTCGATGGTAGAGCCACCTTCGAGGCCGTGCAAATTACTAAAAATGGGAAATTGATTACAACCGAGATCAGTAATCATCTTTTCAATTTGCAGGGAAAAGAAATGATCATGTCCATAACCAGGGATATTTCCGAACGTAAAAAATCTGAAAACCAGTTATTACGTATACTGGCAGGAATAGAGGGCACCGAAGATTCCATTGGAATAGCAATGCCCGATGGATCCCATTTCTATCAAAATCAATCCTTCAATAAACTATTCGATTATTCGATAGAGGAACTCAACACCCCCATGGGACCTGTGAAACTGTTTAAAGATAAAGAACTGGGAAGATACATATTCCAAACTATAATGAATGGCAATAGCTGGGATGGGGAACTGGAAATGACAGATAAATCAGCGAGAATTTTCCCAGCATATATACAGGCCAATGCCATTAAAAACAAAAATAATAGAGTTATAGGTTTAATATATGTCTTAAATGACATCACTGAAAGGAAAAGGGTGGAATATGCTTTAAAAACAAGCGAAGAAAAGTTCCGGAACCTGGCTCAAACCGCAGTGGATGCCATCATCATCATTGATAGTGAAGAGAAAATTGTGTTCTCCAACAGCAGCCTGGAAAGAATTTTCGATTACAGGGAAGAAGAAATACTGGGAGAGTACCTGGACACACTCATCCCACAACGACATATGGAAGATTTCCAGGTCAAATTAGACTTTTTCCATCAACATGATCGGGAAATGGGAAATGTTTTTGAGTCATTTGGCCTCAGAAAAGACGGAAGTGAGTTCCCACTGGAAATGTCCCTTAACACCTGGAAAGCAGAAGGAGATGTGTACACCACATTCATCATTCGGGATATAACCCAGAGGAAATTAAATGAATTTAAAATGAAAATGAGGGGGGATATATTCCAGTTAATGTCCCAAAACATTGAAGAGGTTTTCTGGATCATCGACCCCCTCACTGGACAGATAATTTACATGAGCCCCTCCTACCAGAAGATATGGGGTCAAACCATAGAAACTCTTTACCAGAGCCCCCGTTCATGGATTGAATCCATTCACTCGGATGATAAAGATAAATTCATCTCTTATATCTTTGGAAAAAACGGTAGAACAATCCAGCACAGGGAAAAAGTTGAATGCAGGGTGCTACGTCCTGATGGAGAAGTGAGGTGGATAAAAGTCAGGGCATTCCCAGTGATCAATCAAAACAAGGAAATCTACCGCAGGATTGGTATAGCCACTGATATTTCAAATATCAAAGATATCGAAAAAGCCAGGTAA
- a CDS encoding tetratricopeptide repeat protein → MNPTDNNLEKGEKKNQKEKIALLEKGNELFTQGSYKAALLYFDDALVLDPDNSKIWDIRGVALSRVGLVDEAQESFEVALDLEPDNAPAWSNLGVLYASQARFEEAVNSFDHSLELEEENDEVWNNRGSALFGLKKFKEALESFTRATELNPNNAQAWAGKGSAHNFLDEYLEAIKSLERFIELASSTFSPQVEEAWALIFDLKMKTGETTKKE, encoded by the coding sequence TTGAATCCTACGGATAATAACCTTGAAAAAGGCGAAAAAAAGAATCAGAAAGAGAAAATTGCTCTCTTGGAGAAGGGTAATGAGCTTTTCACTCAGGGAAGTTATAAGGCTGCTCTTTTATATTTTGATGATGCACTGGTACTGGACCCTGATAACAGCAAGATATGGGACATTCGGGGGGTTGCACTTTCGCGTGTAGGATTAGTGGATGAAGCTCAGGAGTCTTTTGAGGTGGCTCTTGATCTCGAACCGGACAATGCCCCGGCATGGTCCAATCTGGGAGTATTATATGCATCACAGGCCAGGTTTGAGGAGGCTGTAAATTCCTTTGATCATTCACTGGAACTGGAAGAAGAAAATGATGAAGTCTGGAACAATCGCGGGTCAGCGCTCTTCGGTTTAAAGAAATTCAAAGAGGCTTTGGAATCTTTTACTCGAGCCACAGAGTTGAATCCAAATAATGCTCAGGCATGGGCAGGTAAAGGTTCAGCACACAACTTCCTGGATGAATACCTGGAGGCAATCAAATCACTGGAAAGGTTCATAGAACTGGCATCTTCCACTTTTTCACCGCAAGTTGAAGAAGCATGGGCCCTGATATTTGATTTGAAAATGAAAACTGGTGAGACTACTAAAAAGGAATGA